GGCACCTCCATCAGGAAGGCGTCGTGACCCGCCCCGGACGTGTCCTCGTGGAAGTGCGCGGCATGGGCGCCCGCCTTGGCGAGCCGGTCCACGATGTGGCGGCTGTGCTCGACGCCGTACAGCCGGTCCGACGCGAAGCTGAACAGCCGTATGTCCGGCGCCGCTTCGGCGACCTGCTCGTACGGCGTCGCGAAGGCGTCGAAGAGGTCCATGGCGCTGGTGAGGCAGAGGTAGCTGTTCGCGTCGAAGCGGGCGACCAGCTTCTCGGCCTGGTACTCCAGATAGCGCTCCACGGAGAACGGGCCCCACGCCGGTACTCCGGCGGTGGCCGGCGCCCCGGGGGCGGGGTGCGGCGGCGTGGCGCGGTCGCGGGCGAACTTCGCCTGGAGGGAGTCGCCCGACATGTAGGTGAGGTGGCCGATCATGCGGGCGATCCCCAGCCCCGCGTCGGGGCCCTCGCCGTGCCGGTAGCCGCCGTCGAGGAAGCGGGGGTCGCTGCGGATGGCGGCGCGTCCGATCGCGTTGAACGCGAGGTTGTCGGTGGTGAGTTGAGCGGAGGTGGCGATCAGGCCGTAGCGCCGGGCGTCGTACGGGTGGCGCAGCAGCCACTCCAGCGCCTGCATGCCGCCCAGGGAGCCGCCGACGACCGCGTGCAGCCGCCCGATGCCGAGGCGGCGCAGCAACTCCCGGTGGACGGCGACCATGTCGGCGACGGTGACCTGCGGGAACGGCTCCCCGACGGCGTCGCGGTCGGCCGGCGCCGGGCCCAGTGTGCCCGAGCAGCCGCCGAGGACATTGGCGCAGACGACCTGGAACCGGTCCGTGTCGATCGGCCTGCCGGGGCCCACCATCGACTCCCACCAGCCCGGGGCGTCCGTCGGCCGGTGCCGGGTGACGTGCGCGTCGCCGGTCAGGGCGTGGCAGACGAAGACGGTGTCGGCGCCGCTCGCGTCGGGCGGCCCGAACCGTTCGAAGACCACCGGGACGTCGGTGAGGGTCCGGCCGCACTCCAGGCGCAGCGGCCGGTCCGCGCCGAACAGCACCAGACGCTCCGCGCGGCCGGCCTGACGGCCCTGCCGGGGGCGGGCGGTGTCCGTCATCCGCGCCCCCGGGCGTGTGCGGCGGCGGCCGCCCCGAAGGCGGTGAACAGCGGCTTGGAGACCGGGTCGGAGGCGGCGTACCACTCGGGGTGCCACTGCACGGCGAGGGCGAACGCCGACGCGTCCGTCACCGACACCGCCTCGACGACGCCGTCGGCGGCCACCGCCTCCACGGTCAGCCCGGTCGCGAGCCGGTCGATCGCCTGCTGGTGAAGGGAATTGACCCGCACCGTGTCCTGCCCGGTGATCTCGCGCAGCCGTCCGCCCGGCGTCACCGCGATGTCGTGCAGCGGCAGGTACTGCCCGTCCCGCGGCAGACTCAGGTCCTCGCGGTGCGCCGCGCCGATCGGCAGGGCGCCGATGTCCCGCAGGGTGCCGCCGTACGCGACGTTCAGCTCCTGGAGGCCGCGGCAGATCCCGAGGAGGGGCAGCCCCGCCTCGATCGCCAAGGGCGCCAAGGAGAGGGCGAGTTCGTCCCGTTCGGGGGCGCGCGGCCCTGGCGCGGGCGGGGCGCCGTACCGCTCGGGCGCCACGTTCGACTCGTGGCCTCCCAGCACGACGCCGTCGAACCGGTCGAGGACCGACGGCAGCCAGGAGGCGGGCCCCTGCACCAGGACGACCGCGCAGCCGGCCACGTCCTCCAGCGCCGACACGTACACCTGGCGGACCGCCGCGTGCGCCACCCCGTCGAGGTCCTCGCGCACACAGGCGAGCGCGACCAGGGGCGTGCGGGAGGCGGACGGGCGTGTCACGGTCGCGTTCATACCGCCTTCAGCGCCTGGTCGAGGTCGGCGAGCAGATCGTCGATGTGCTCGACGCCGATCGCCAGCCGGATGGAGCCCTGCGTGACCCCGGCCGCGATCTGCTCCTCCTCGGGGAGCTGGGCGTGCGTGGTGGACGCGGGATGGGTGGCCATGGACCGGACGTCGCCGATGTTGGTGACGTGCGAGACCAGCCGCAGCGCCTCGATGAAACGGCTGCCCGCCTCCCGGCCGCCGGTGACCTCGAACTGCACCAGCGGTCCGGTGTTCCCGCGCAGATAGCGGCGGACCCGCTCGGCCTCCGCGCCCTCGGCGAGGGCGGGGTGGATGACCTGCTCGACGAGCGGATGGCCGTGCAGGAACGCGGCCACCGCGGCGGCGTTCTCGCCGTGCACCCGCATCCGCAGCGGAAGCGTCTCCAGGCCCTGGAGCAGCAGGAACGCGTTGAACGGGCTCAGGCAGGGCCCGAGGTCGCGCAGCAGCGTCTCACGGGCCTTGAGCAGATAGCCGCTGCGGCCGAGCCCGCCGCCGAGTTCCTTCCCGGTGCGCGTCCACACGGCGCCGCCGTGCGCGGGGTCGGGCGTCGTCATCAGCGGGTGGCGGTCGGCGTGCCGCTCCCAGTCGAAGGTCCCGCCGTCGACGATCAGCCCGCCGAGGCTCGATCCGTGACCGCCGATGTACTTGGTGGCGGAGTACACCAGGATGTGGGCGCCGAGTTCGACGGGCCGCAGGACGTACGGCAGCATCGTGTTGTCGAGGACCAGCGGCACCCCCTGCTCCTCGGCGACCGCGGCCACCTCCTCGACCGGGAACAGCCGCAGCCGGGGGTTGGGCAGGGTCTCGCCGAAGTAGCAGCGGGTGCGTGCGTCGGTGGCGGCGGCGAAGTTCGCGGGGTCCTCGGGGCTCACGAACCGGGTCTCGATCCCGAACCGGGAGAAGGTGTTCGCCAGCAGGTTCCAGGTGCCGCCGTACAACTCGTTGGAGCTGACGATGTTGTCGCCCGCCTGGCAGATGTTGAGCAGCGCGAGGCTGACGGCGGCCTGCCCCGAGGCGACGGCGAGTGCGGCGGCGGCGCCGTCGACGGCCGCCATGCGCTCCTCCAGCACGTCGCAGGTCGGGTTGTTGAGCCGGGTGTAGGCGTGCCCGTCCTGGAGCAGGTCGAAGATGCCCGCGGCGGCGCCGGTGCTGGGCAGTTCGTAGGCGGCCGTCTGGAAGATCGGGGTCACCATCGGCGGGGTGAGGCCGAGCCGCGCCTGCGACCCGCCGTGCACGACGGCCGACTCGGGCCGGGCGAACTCCTTGGCCGTGAGCGCCGCGCGGCGGGCCGCGCCGTCGCTCCTCGGGGCGTCGGAGACGGCGGAGGAGGCGGCGGAGGAGGCGGCGGAGGAGGAGGTGGCGTCGGTGGTGGGGCCGGCCGGCTGATCAGGCTGCGACATCGTTTCCCTCTTGGATCGGCTTCACGGGCGGGGCGTCCTCGGTCCGGCTCATGTAGCGGACGATGGCCGACATGGTGCTCGGCTGCCCTTCGGGCCCGCGATGGAACAGTCCGCCCAACGCCCGGTCCACGGCCGCGTAGTGGGGGTCGCGGAGCCGGATCTCACGCGTCCTGGCCAGGTTCCAGAACGGGGTGCGCGGGTCGAGGTGGTGCTCCAGGTGGTAGTTGTCGTTGTGGATGCCCGTCAGGAACTTCTCCCAGCCGCGGCTCTTGCGGTTGCGGGTCATGTAGAGGTCGACGTTCGAGTCGCGCACCAGCGGGGTGTGCTCGGAGAGTTCGATGTACCAGCCGAGGATCTGGAAGCTGGTCAGATACGGGATCACCCAGAACAGCAGCAGGCCCCACAGCCAGCCGCCCGACCAGGCGAGCGAGACGACGAGCCCCCAGAACAGCCAGAACCCGGCCCGGTCCAGGGCCCGTTTGCGCCGCTGCGCGGGCGTGGACGCCTCGGCCCGCTTCTCGACGCCCTTGAGGACGCGGTAGCGGTTGCGCACCAGGTAGCGCAGATAGGCCCAGGTCTGCGAGCCGAGCAGCGGCAGGATCACCACCCGGCGGACGTAACTGGCCGTGGCCGAACGGCGGTAGGCGCCCTGCTCGATGAAGAACCGCAGATCGGGGTCGCCTTCGGGGCTGCCGAGCTTGGGGTGGTGGGTGAAGACGTGGGAGACCTTGTAGGCGTAGTGCTGCTGGAAGATCGGGTACGCGGTCAGCAGGGTCCCGGCGAACATCTGGAGCCGCTTGTCGGCGACGCCCACGCCGTGCGCGCAGTCGTGCAGCAGCGTGGACAGCCCGCGCTGCCTGGCCCCGATGACGAGGACGGCGAGCGGATAGAACCAGGGCGATCCGTAGACGCAGACGGCGACGGAGAGCGCCATCCAGAGAACGTCCTCGACCCAGGCGAGCAGGACGTGCCAGTTGTCGGGGCGGTTGAGTTCGTTGAGTTCCCGCTGGACGTCAGGGGGGAACCGGTGCATCCGGTAACGGCGGCCGTCGTACGCCCATGAGCTGTCTGTACTCAACAAAGCTCCCTTTCCCCCCGTCGGACGGCGACTCCGGTGCCGTTCCGCAAACACAGCGAGTTTCCTGATCCGGGGAAGTAAGAACAATAGCGTTTTCAGACAGTGCTAAAAGTCGCCACTGTCTCTGCGGCAGAGGTATGCGCGGACGGGGGCGGAGTTCGGCCCTCGCGCGCGCAGGGAGTCAGCCGCCGAACGGCGGCGACCCTGTCGAACTGCTCGTCGATCCGGTCACGGACGGCCGGTACGCGGGCGCGAGAGCCGGCGTGACCCGGACAGCCTGAGGCCCCTCGGCCCGCCCTCAGGACCGGCGCACGCCCGGAAACCGTGGCGCCGCCGGGAACACCGTGTCTCGAACTGTGCGGCGCCGCCCGGCGATGCGCACCCGGTGCGGCCCCGGGACGTGGGACGCGGCCGTCGGCCACGCCCTCCCCGCGACGTGTCGAGCGGCACGCCCGCTCGGTCACACGGGGCTCCTTCGGCCCGCTCGGAGTATTCGCGCTCAGTGTTCCGTTCACGCGCCCGACATAGTGAGAGACGCAATTCCGGTGGGCGCCAGGGGCGGTGATCCCCTCGTCCGGGAGACGCGCCGCGGGTGCGGCGACGGATCACCGGACGATTTCCCCCCGCGGTTCGCGTTCGGGAATTCGGCAGTGCCCGGGAAGTGCCCGGGAACCGGCGCCGGGGTGAATTGACGGAACCGCCGACCCACGATTCGACCGGCGCCGGGCAATTCCGTCGGCCGCCGTCGGCGCGCCGTTCCCGCCGTCGACGGCGGCTCTCAGCCGGGAGTGCCGAAGCCGCCGAGGGCGCGGGCCGCACGGAGCCGTTCGAGCCACTCGGCGGCCAGCCGGTGGCCGTCGGGGAGCTGGTCGTCCCGCTCCCAGCGCCACGTCGTGACCATCGCGAGCACCAGCGTCCGGCACGCGCGCAGCAGCTCCCGATCGACCCCACGGGCGCGGTCGTCGACCTCGTCGGGGGCGTGGGCGAGGTCGAACTCGACGGGACCGCGGCAGCACGTCTCCAGGTCGATGAAGAGCACACCGTCGTCCGTGGCGAGCACGTTGCCGGGGTGCGGCTCGCCGTGCAGCAGCTGCTCGGCGCCGCCCCGCCCCTCGATGAAGCGGCGCGTCGCGCGCAGGGTCTGGGCGAGCAGCTCCCGGTCCGCGCCGGGGAGCGCCGGAGTGCTCTCGCGGTCCGCCAGGAGCCGCTGGGCCCGCTCGACGCGGTCCGTGAAGTGCGGTGCGGGGACGTCGAGTTCGCGCATCCCGGCGTGCAGCCGCTGGAGCGCGTCGGCGTACTCGGCCGGGGCGACCTGGCGCTCCGGCACGGGCGCGTAGTACGTCCACAGCGTGACCACGAAGCCGTCGCGCTCGTGGACGTCCGGTGCCACCCGGGGGTCGGGAACGGCCACCGGGCAGCCGGACGCGGCGAGCCGTAGGGCGAGGTCCAGCTCGAACCGGGCGACCTGCCGCTCCTCGGGCGCCACCCGCGCCAGGACGTCGCACGGCAGCAGCCGCAGCGTGAGCTTGTTGGAGTTGTGCACGACGACCGCGTCGTCGGCCGGCAGACCGAGGGACGAGGCGATCGACCTGGCCGCGGCCACCGCACGCGCGACCTCTGACACGTCCATCGTGGCTCGGCTCCCGTTCCGTGTGCCGTCACCGCCCCGGCGGCGAGACCCGCGCACCGTACCAAGGGGCGGCGGCCGGCCGCGCGGCCAGGAGAGAGCGGCCGGTGCGGCGGCGGCCGTGGCGCGTCGCGGTGCGGCGGCGGCTCGGAGGCGCCGGGCGGCAGCGCGCCCCCGAGCGGGAGTCGTACGTGATCGGCGGGGGAGCGCCTACACCGCGACGACGTCCTCGTCCCCGTCCTTGCCGGCACCGGCCGACCCGTCGCCGTCGGCGGAGCCGTCGCCCGGCTCGTCCTCCAGCATGCCGAGGAAGCGGCGGATCGCCTCGACGGGCAGGTCGAGTTCCTCCGACGCGGCCTGCTCGCCGCCGAACATCTGCACCGCCTCCGAGATGGCGACGGCGAGTTCGGCCTCGGCCTTGCGGACCTTGACCTCGGCCTTGTCCACGGTGTCGACCACCGCAAGCTGGCGGCGTTGCTTCTCCTGGAGTCGCTGCTTGCGGGAAGGTGTCTTTTCAGGGCTCTGCACAGTCATGACCAAGATCATAATCGGCCGCGCGTCCCTTCCTGAAATCGCCAACTCGCGGCTGAAACGGGCGCGTTCGCGAACCCGGTGACCGGCCGCGGGTGTCGTCGGACGCGCTGCGCGGCGGGCCGGCGCGCGGGCCGGCCCCGACTGTCTCAGCCCGCGCCCGGTGGCGGTGCGGTGCGCCCGATCTCCCGCAACCAGCTCTCGACGGCGGCGAGATCCGGGTCGGTCAGCCCCCGGCGCGGATCGACCCGGTGGAGCAGGGCCCGACCGCGGTGATGGTCCGCGACCCAGGCGCGGTCCCGGTCGGTGATCTCGTCGTCGACCCAGACGAAGGGGCGTCCGGCCGCGAGGGCGGTGAGGGTGCGGGTCTTCCAGTGCAGGCCGTCCCGCCCGTCCCCGTCCGACGGCTCGGGCCAGGACACCACCGGCAGTTCGGGCAGCCCGAGCTGCGGCGCGACGCACTCGTTGGCGTCCGCCATCCAGGTCGTCGCCCACACCAGCACGCACGGCAGCGCCGCCAGCCGCCGCCCGATCGCGGGGTCGATCCTCGCCAGCAGCGGATGGGCGCCCGCCGCCTGCCGCGCCGCGTCCGCCACCGGATACGTCGGGTAGCCGCCCGGCAGCTCCCGCGAGGTGGCGCCGAACGGGACGATCGGTCCGTCGACGTCGAGAAAGAGCAGCGGGCGTGGCGCGCAACCGGTCGTCCCCGCGGGGCAGGCCGTCCCGGGGCCGGGAGTGAGCGGGTCGGCCGGCGGGCGCGGGGTGTCAGCCGAGGTCACGGTCGGTGCCGGGGTCGGGCGCCGGCACGGAAACGCGGGCGTGGTCGGCGGCGGCGAGCAGGGCCGCGTACTGGACGCCGGACAGGGTGGCGATCTCGATGGGCTCCCCGGTGGCCGGCTCCGCCGCCCGCTCCCACTCCTCGTACGCGGTCAGCAACTCGGCGTGCCCGCGCCGGACTTCGGGGGTGGCCGTGCCCGCGACGAGTTCGGCGCCCAGGGCCCGCAGCAGCATCCCGCCGAACCGGACGCGGAAGCTGTGCACGCTCGCCTCGCAGTCGTAGCGCTCGGCGACGGTCGCGGCCCGGTCGGGCAGCGTGTCGGCGCGGGCCGCGTCGAGCGCCGCGAGTTCCGGCAGGGACGGCACGAAGTCGCGCACCGCCCGCAGGAACGGCGACGGGATGGTCAGATCCGGGTCGGCCGCCTCCAGCACGGAGCCGAGGAACGCCCCGGTCTCGGCGAGCGCCACGGACCTGCGCCGTACGACGTCCGCGTACCGCTCCTCGGTGGGCGTGCCGTCGTCGGCGTCCGGGTGGCTCCAGTGCGGGACCTCGGTGACGAAGTAGAAGGTGCCGTGGCGCTCGGCGTACGCGGCGCTCGACGCACCCGCGATCTTCGAGGCGGCGTCGACGCCGAGCCCTTCGAGGTGGTCGTAGGCGTCCCGCATGTCGATGCAGCCGTAGACGGCCGGGGCGTAGAGCGGCACATGGGCGGCCTCGGGTTCGCCGGTGGCGAGCGGCAGGCCGACGGAGGCCGGGATCGCCGCGAGGACGTCGTAGAGCGCGGGGGCGGGCCGGTTCATGTAGTAGTAGACGCCGCCCGCCTCGCAGTTGTGAAGCGTGGTGAGGAACCGCGGTCGGACCGCGTCGATCAGCCGCATCAGGGCGTGCGTCTCGGGCAGCACCCGGTCGAACCACGCCTTCTTGTAGGAGAAGGGGAAGGTCCACTCGACCTGCTCCCGGCCCGCCGGCCGGTAGAAGTGCCTGCCGTAGGCGCGCTTGTCGGTCGGGGTGGCGAACCAGCCCTCGTTGAGCCGGGCCCCGTCGGGGTCGACGCACGGCACGATGTGCCAGGCCCCCTCGAAGTGCGCCCGCAGCCCGGCGTCCTCGCAGAGGGCGGTGGCGAGCCGGAGGGCGGTGACCGCGCCGACCGGCTCGTTGGGGTGCACTCCGCCGACGACGACATAGCCGCCCGCCTCGGCCGCGTCCCCGACGGTGAAGCAGTACAGGGGCTCACCGAGGGTGGAGGTGCCGATCCGCCGCTCGCTCACCAGACCGGGGTGGGCGTCGGCCAACGCACGGAAGGATGCCAGGAGTTCGTCGACGCCGGGATAGGCGTCGGTCGGCGGGACCGTGGTGGCGTGCCGGACCCAGGTGCCGGGCGCGGCCGGTACGGGGGCGGATCGCGTGGACGTCGTGGCTGTCATGCGGGTGCGGATCTCCAGGGTCGGGGGAGAGGGCGGGGCGGTACGGGCGTGCGGGAGGGGCGGTCGGTGGCCGTGGTCACCCGGGCGTGCGCCGGGGCGCCGGTCGCGGCCGGGCAACCGGGTCCAGCGGGAGCTGCGGAACGTCAGGCATGAGACGCATCCTCACACGGAGGCGGAAGGCCCGCGGACGCCCGGGTCGGCGGCCCGCGCCCCCGGCACGGCGGCGCCGCCGACAGAGGAAGCCGCGAGGCCGGCGTCGACCGGGCTCGCGGCGGCGGCGCCGAGGGGCGTAGACACCGGTACGCCACCGCGTCGGACCGGTGGCGCGGAGCGAGCGGACAGCCGGCGCGTCGGAGCCAGGGGGTCCGGTTCACGGCCGTCCCGGGGGATGGCGTCAGGCGGTCCCCCGGACGAGGATGGCGCTCCGCGTCCGGGGCGCCCCGGCACCGCCCGCCTCGCGCGCAGCGGCGCCGTGATCCCGTGGACGGCTCCGAACGGCCGCTCCCCGAGGGAGACTTCGGATGGGTTCACACGCAGTGCCGCGCCACCGCCGTCGCCTGCTGCTGATACCGGTGGGTCTCCTGCTGGTCGCCGGGTTCCTCGGCATCCCCCGGGCCGACGGGGCACCCGCGTCCGCCGACGCCTGCCGAACGGCCGCCGTCAGCCTGCCGCGTGGCGACTGCGGCCCCTTCTGGCAGGTGCTCGCCGAGGACTTCAACGGCGAGAGGGTCCCGCTGGGCGGGTTCAGCGACTGCGACCACCACACCGACACCTCCGCCGCGTACTGCGGCGGGCTCACCGGCCGCTACCGCGACAACTGGTGGGCCTACCCGACGGGTTGGCTCGACACCGCCAACAGCCGGGGCCGCGCGGTGGCGGGTGTCTACCACCCGGAGGACACGGTGAGCGTAGGCCGGGCGGCCGACGGCGACGGCCGGATGACCGTACGGATGTGGCGTCCGGCGGACGGCGGTCCCGTGCACTCCGCCGCGGTGGTACCGCGTGCCGTCATGCAGATGAGGTACGGCAAGTTCAGCGCCCGCATCAGGGTCAGCCGGCTCGCGCCCGGCTACAAGTCCGCGTGGCTGCACTACGGCGGCGGCTGCGAGCTGGACAACCCCGAGGGCGAGTGGACCGGCACCCTCAACGCCTTCTCCCACCCCTGCGGCGGCGGCGCCCAGGGCTCCTACCCCGGCACCGACGACTGGACCCGCTGGCACACCGTCTCCACCGAGTGGACGCCGGGCAGCGTCCGGTTCTTCGTGGACGGCAGGGAGACCGGGCACGACACCCGAGGGGTGCCGGACATCCCGCTGTCCTGGGTGCTCCAGAACGAGAGCGCGCTGGAGGGCCCCGGCGCGGCCCCCGGCAGCAGCGCCCAGCTCGACATCACCTGGGTGGCCGCCTACGCGTACGGGTGGAAGTGACCCCCGAGGACCCCCGAGGACCTCCAAGGCGCTCAGGCCGGCGCGCGTCCCGGCGCGGCCCGCACCGCGCGGCCGGTACGGCGACGCGGTGCGGGCCGAGTGGCGTCCGGCCTTCCCGCAGGTGAGGCGCGGCCGGGCCCGCCGCCCCCGTCTCGCGTAGGACGCCGTCACCCGGGTACCCGACCTGCCGGTTCCGGCTTCGCGCGCCGAGCGGCGCCGCGCCGTCGTCCGTGAGGTTCTCGGCCTGCCGGACAGGGCGGAGGCCGGGGTCGCGGCGACAATGCCGGGAGAACATACTGCGCAAATCGACCCTGTGATGAGGAGCCCGCATGACGAGCGAGAAGTCCGGCAACGGACCGGGGACCGCCGGCCGGGACGGCGGCCTTGCACTGCCCGTGGCCGACCGGGCCGGCTGGGACGCGACCGACGTACGGGCCGTCGACACGGTCAGGCTGCTGGCCGCCGACGCCGTGCAGAAGGTCGGCAACGGCCACCCCGGCACGGCGATGAGCCTGGCGCCCCTGGGCTATCTGCTGTTCCAGAACGTGCTGCGGCACGATCCGGGCGACGACCGCTGGCTCGGCCGCGACCGGTTCGTGCTGTCCTGCGGACATTCGAGCCTGACCCTCTACATCCAGCTCTACCTGGCCGGATACGGCCTCCAGCTCTCCGACATCGAGGCGTACCGCACCTGGGGCTCGGCCACGCCGGGACACCCGGAGCACCATCACACCGCCGGTGTCGAGATCACCACGGGACCGCTGGGCCAGGGCCTCGCGAGCGCTGTCGGCATGGCCATGGCGGCCCGGCGGGAGCGCGGCCTGCTCGACCCCGACGCGGCCCCCGGCACCAGCCCCTTCGACCACCACGTCTACGTGATCGCCTCGGACGGCGACCTCATGGAGGGCGTCACCTCCGAGGCCAGCTCCCTCGCCGGGCACCAGGAACTCGGCAACCTGGTCGTCTTCTACGACTCGAACCACATCTCCATCGAGGACGACACCGACGTCTCCTTCAGCGAGGACGTACCGGCCAGGTACGCGGCCTACGGCTGGCACGTCCAGACCGTCGACTGGAACCGCGCCGGCGGCTACGTCGAGGACGTCGACGCCCTGCTCGCCGCCGTCGAGGCGGCCAAGGCCGAGACGGACCGGCCGTCCCTGATCATGCTGCGCACCCTGATCGGCTGGCCCGCGCCCACCAAGCAGAACACCGGCAAGGCGCACGGCTCCGCGCTCGGCGACGAGGAGGTCGCGGCGACCAAGAAGCTGCTCGGCTTCGACCCCGGGAAGTCCTTCGTCGTCGAGGACGAGGTGCTGGCCAGGACCCGGCAGGCCGCCGACCGCGGCCGCGCCGCGCACGCCCGGTGGCAGGAGGGGTACGACGCCTGGCGGGCGGCCCAGCCGGAGCGCGCCGCGCTCCTCGACCGGCTCAGGGCCCAGCGCCTGCCCGAGGGGTGGACCGACGTCCTGCCCGAGTTCCCGGCCGACCCGAAGGGCATCGCGACCCGCAAGGCGTCGGGCGAGGTGCTCTCCGCCCTCGCCGGCACCCTGCCGGAACTCTGGGGCGGCTCCGCCGACCTCGCCGAGAGCAACAACACCACGATGGAGGGCGAGCCGTCGTTCGTCCCGGCCGACCGGCAGACCAAGCAGTGGAAGGGCGGCCCCTACGGGCGCACCCTGCACTTCGGCATCCGGGAACACGCCATGGGCTCGATCCTCAACGGCGTCGCCCTCCAGAGCCTCACCCGCCCCTACGGCGGCACCTTCCTCACCTTCTCCGACTACATGCGGCCCGCGGTGCGGCTGGCCGCGCTGATGGAGCTGCCCGTCACCTACGTCTGGACCCACGACTCCATCGGCCTCGGCGAGGACGGCCCCACCCACCAGCCGGTCGAGCACCTCGCGGCGCTGCGCGCCATCCCCGGCCTCGACGTGGTGCGCCCCGCCGACGCCAACGAGACGACGGCCTGCTGGCGGGCCATCCTGGAACACACCGACCGGCCCGCCGGGCTCGTCCTGACCCGCCAGAACCTGCCCGTCCTCGACCGGCACAGCGGCGCCTTCGCCCCGGCGGCGGGCGCGGCCCGCGGCGGCTACGTCCTCGCCGACGGCGCCGACGGCACCACCCCCGACGTCATCCTCGTCGCGACCGGCTCCGAGGTGTCGATCGCGCTGGACGCCCGCACCCTCCTCGCCGACGAGGGCGTCGCCGTCCGCGTGGTGTCCATGCCGTGCCGCGAGTGGTTCGCCGCGCAGCCCCTGACGTACCAGGAGAAGGTCCTGCCGCCCGAGGTGCGCGCCCGGGTCAGTGTCGAGGCCGCCGTCGGCCAGGGCTGGCGCGAGGTGGTGGGGGACGCGGGCCGCGTCATCAGCCTGGAGCACTACGGCGCCTCCGCCGACTACCAGCGCCTCTACGACGAGTTCGGCATCACGCCCGCCGCGGTGGCCGCCGCCGCCCGGGACAGCATCCGCGACGCCGCCGCGCCGCCCTACCCGGGCGGCCACCGGGGCAAGGCCGCCCCGCCGGACGGCGGAACCGCCGACCGCGCCTGACACCACGCCCCACCGGCCCACGGCCGGAAG
The sequence above is a segment of the Streptomyces griseoviridis genome. Coding sequences within it:
- a CDS encoding fatty acid desaturase family protein, with the translated sequence MSTDSSWAYDGRRYRMHRFPPDVQRELNELNRPDNWHVLLAWVEDVLWMALSVAVCVYGSPWFYPLAVLVIGARQRGLSTLLHDCAHGVGVADKRLQMFAGTLLTAYPIFQQHYAYKVSHVFTHHPKLGSPEGDPDLRFFIEQGAYRRSATASYVRRVVILPLLGSQTWAYLRYLVRNRYRVLKGVEKRAEASTPAQRRKRALDRAGFWLFWGLVVSLAWSGGWLWGLLLFWVIPYLTSFQILGWYIELSEHTPLVRDSNVDLYMTRNRKSRGWEKFLTGIHNDNYHLEHHLDPRTPFWNLARTREIRLRDPHYAAVDRALGGLFHRGPEGQPSTMSAIVRYMSRTEDAPPVKPIQEGNDVAA
- a CDS encoding gamma-glutamyl-gamma-aminobutyrate hydrolase family protein, coding for MTRPSASRTPLVALACVREDLDGVAHAAVRQVYVSALEDVAGCAVVLVQGPASWLPSVLDRFDGVVLGGHESNVAPERYGAPPAPGPRAPERDELALSLAPLAIEAGLPLLGICRGLQELNVAYGGTLRDIGALPIGAAHREDLSLPRDGQYLPLHDIAVTPGGRLREITGQDTVRVNSLHQQAIDRLATGLTVEAVAADGVVEAVSVTDASAFALAVQWHPEWYAASDPVSKPLFTAFGAAAAAHARGRG
- a CDS encoding HAD domain-containing protein, which produces MLFLDVDGPIVPFGATSRELPGGYPTYPVADAARQAAGAHPLLARIDPAIGRRLAALPCVLVWATTWMADANECVAPQLGLPELPVVSWPEPSDGDGRDGLHWKTRTLTALAAGRPFVWVDDEITDRDRAWVADHHRGRALLHRVDPRRGLTDPDLAAVESWLREIGRTAPPPGAG
- the metX gene encoding homoserine O-acetyltransferase MetX yields the protein MTDTARPRQGRQAGRAERLVLFGADRPLRLECGRTLTDVPVVFERFGPPDASGADTVFVCHALTGDAHVTRHRPTDAPGWWESMVGPGRPIDTDRFQVVCANVLGGCSGTLGPAPADRDAVGEPFPQVTVADMVAVHRELLRRLGIGRLHAVVGGSLGGMQALEWLLRHPYDARRYGLIATSAQLTTDNLAFNAIGRAAIRSDPRFLDGGYRHGEGPDAGLGIARMIGHLTYMSGDSLQAKFARDRATPPHPAPGAPATAGVPAWGPFSVERYLEYQAEKLVARFDANSYLCLTSAMDLFDAFATPYEQVAEAAPDIRLFSFASDRLYGVEHSRHIVDRLAKAGAHAAHFHEDTSGAGHDAFLMEVPGYLDAVARWLAGPLPEETRAAPAACPFELSPHPGPGQGHRAAQESP
- a CDS encoding O-acetylhomoserine aminocarboxypropyltransferase/cysteine synthase family protein; translation: MSQPDQPAGPTTDATSSSAASSAASSAVSDAPRSDGAARRAALTAKEFARPESAVVHGGSQARLGLTPPMVTPIFQTAAYELPSTGAAAGIFDLLQDGHAYTRLNNPTCDVLEERMAAVDGAAAALAVASGQAAVSLALLNICQAGDNIVSSNELYGGTWNLLANTFSRFGIETRFVSPEDPANFAAATDARTRCYFGETLPNPRLRLFPVEEVAAVAEEQGVPLVLDNTMLPYVLRPVELGAHILVYSATKYIGGHGSSLGGLIVDGGTFDWERHADRHPLMTTPDPAHGGAVWTRTGKELGGGLGRSGYLLKARETLLRDLGPCLSPFNAFLLLQGLETLPLRMRVHGENAAAVAAFLHGHPLVEQVIHPALAEGAEAERVRRYLRGNTGPLVQFEVTGGREAGSRFIEALRLVSHVTNIGDVRSMATHPASTTHAQLPEEEQIAAGVTQGSIRLAIGVEHIDDLLADLDQALKAV
- a CDS encoding phosphotransferase enzyme family protein, whose amino-acid sequence is MDVSEVARAVAAARSIASSLGLPADDAVVVHNSNKLTLRLLPCDVLARVAPEERQVARFELDLALRLAASGCPVAVPDPRVAPDVHERDGFVVTLWTYYAPVPERQVAPAEYADALQRLHAGMRELDVPAPHFTDRVERAQRLLADRESTPALPGADRELLAQTLRATRRFIEGRGGAEQLLHGEPHPGNVLATDDGVLFIDLETCCRGPVEFDLAHAPDEVDDRARGVDRELLRACRTLVLAMVTTWRWERDDQLPDGHRLAAEWLERLRAARALGGFGTPG
- a CDS encoding M14 family zinc carboxypeptidase → MTATTSTRSAPVPAAPGTWVRHATTVPPTDAYPGVDELLASFRALADAHPGLVSERRIGTSTLGEPLYCFTVGDAAEAGGYVVVGGVHPNEPVGAVTALRLATALCEDAGLRAHFEGAWHIVPCVDPDGARLNEGWFATPTDKRAYGRHFYRPAGREQVEWTFPFSYKKAWFDRVLPETHALMRLIDAVRPRFLTTLHNCEAGGVYYYMNRPAPALYDVLAAIPASVGLPLATGEPEAAHVPLYAPAVYGCIDMRDAYDHLEGLGVDAASKIAGASSAAYAERHGTFYFVTEVPHWSHPDADDGTPTEERYADVVRRRSVALAETGAFLGSVLEAADPDLTIPSPFLRAVRDFVPSLPELAALDAARADTLPDRAATVAERYDCEASVHSFRVRFGGMLLRALGAELVAGTATPEVRRGHAELLTAYEEWERAAEPATGEPIEIATLSGVQYAALLAAADHARVSVPAPDPGTDRDLG
- a CDS encoding glycoside hydrolase family 16 protein; the protein is MGSHAVPRHRRRLLLIPVGLLLVAGFLGIPRADGAPASADACRTAAVSLPRGDCGPFWQVLAEDFNGERVPLGGFSDCDHHTDTSAAYCGGLTGRYRDNWWAYPTGWLDTANSRGRAVAGVYHPEDTVSVGRAADGDGRMTVRMWRPADGGPVHSAAVVPRAVMQMRYGKFSARIRVSRLAPGYKSAWLHYGGGCELDNPEGEWTGTLNAFSHPCGGGAQGSYPGTDDWTRWHTVSTEWTPGSVRFFVDGRETGHDTRGVPDIPLSWVLQNESALEGPGAAPGSSAQLDITWVAAYAYGWK